The genomic window ACGCCGGCAGGGTGCAACGCCGGCGAGTCAAGCGGCGTGGTGCTGGGTCTGTGCCCGGCGCTGGGGTCTGGCCAAGCGATGCGTGTGGTATTCACGGCGACGGTGACGGCAGCCGGGCAGAACATCGTGAACACCTTTACGTGGAGCGCGGATGAGTTGGCCGGCGAGCAGCCGGGCGGCAGTTGTGTCAACGCGCCGTGCGGCGACGCTCAGCCGGAGCCAAAGGCGCGGCTGAACAAGCGAGGCGAGGACATCACCAGCAACGGTGGGTTCTTCACAGGCGATACCCTCCGCTATACCCTGCGCTTCACCAACACCATGGCCATTACGCAGACCAACGTGCGGATCACCGATGTGTTGCCGATCCAGCTCACGCTGGTTGGCGTACAGCCGCCGGCGACCTGCACCGACCAGAGCAGCGGGAACACGGCTGCTGTGCTGTGCCCTGAGGTAGCGCCATCGGCGGGTGTGGTCGTGGTGATTACGGCGACGGTCAATGCGTCTGCCGCCGGCCAGACGATCACCAACACGTTCACGTGGAGCAGCGATCAAGGCAATGGCAACCTGCCGGGTGGATGTGTGAATGCGCCGTGTGACAACGACGATCCCTACTGGCCTCCAGAGCCGCCGATCGGGCCGCTGCAGGCCGACAAAGTGGCGGAAGACGCGACCGACAACGGCGGGCTGTATGTGGGCGACACCGTGCGCTACACGCTCACGGTGACCAACACCAACGCGATCACGCTGACCAACGTGCGCATCACCGACAGCTTGCCGGCCGGCCTGGCGTTGGTGGCGGTGGAGAGCGTGAGCGCGGGATGCACCGATCAGAGCACGGGCAACACAGTGCAGATACTGTGTGCTGCGTTGCCCGCCGGCGACACGGCCCGCGTAGTCTTCACCGCGCGCGTGCAGCCCGAAGCGACAGGACAGACGCTGGTCAACCGCTTCCGTTGGACGGCGGAGCAATGGCCGTTGCCCGATAATGTGTCGAACGACTGCGCGAATGCGCCGTGCGGCGGCAGCGATCCACAGCGGGGCAGCACCGGGCACAAGCTGGGCGTGGGTGAACTGAGCGAGAATGCGCCGGTGACCTACACGTTGGTGGTGACCAACCAGACCGGCGTGGCACTGACGAACTTGCTGATCACCGACGTGCTGCCATCGCAGTTACAACTGAGCAGTGTCAGCGTGCCGAGCGGCTGCGTTGACAATAGCGCCGGCAACACGGTCCAGGTGAGCTGTGCCAGCTTGCCGGCCGGCCAGTCGGTGGAGGTCACAGTGTATGCCGCTGTGGTAAGCGCCACCGGGACTGTGGTCAACAGCTTTACATGGACGGCGGACAACTTGGGCCCGGATCAGCCGGTGGAGTGTTGGGACTTGCCGTGCGACAGTGAGGACCGGCCCAACTTGGTCAATATCGAGACGGCCAAGGTCGGCAGTGCAGCGATGGCGCGGGTGGGCGACCTGATCACTTACACGTTGACGCTGAGCAACAGCGGGAACGTGACCGCGACGGCTACGGTGACCGACGTGCTGGACGGACGGCTGACGTTGGAAGCGGCCTCTCCGATGCCAGACGCGACCAGCGGTGGCGTGCTGGTGTGGCAGAACGTGAGCGTGCCACCGGGCGAGCGGGGTAGTGATGACGGTGACCGTGCGCGCCGGGGCGAACACGCCGCTAGCCCAGTCCTACGCGGTGGTTAACGCGATGCAAGTGAGCTACCGCAACACCACGTTGACCCGTCAGGCAGGCGAGGTTGAGATCACGCCGTGGCGCGCCTTCATACCGATTGCCATGCGTCCACCGGAGCTGACGCCGCGCGTGTATCTGCCTGTTGTGTTGCAGCAGGCGCAATAAAAGGGTGCGCTCACCGAACGGGGCGGATTAGAGACATCCGCCCCGTTTTGTCTGTGCTGCAAAACCGATCTTCGCGATGTCCCCCCTTACACGAAAAGGGCGAGAGGGAGTAAGATGGGTCAACGCGCAACAGTGAATCATCACTCGGCTGCCGCTCAAATTGCTGTGTGCTTTGGCGCTGGCATGTTGGGCGGATGAAGACAGGGGATGGCGATGAAGATTCGCGCACAAGTAGGCTTTGTCCTGATAAGTTCTTGGCTGGTGTGCGCTGCGTCGTTCGTCGCAGCGACGGCGGATCACGCCCGGCCGTCCCAACCGGCCTACGCCGGCCCGCCGCTCATGGATGCCGGGCGCGTCTGGGCCGCCGCCGCAGATACAACGCTGACGCCGCGCGCCTGGCTGCCGATTGTGCAGCATGACGCGGCCGGGCCGACGCCCACATCCACGCCAACTCCAACGCCGACGAATACCCCGACCCCCACGCCAACGCCGACCAACACGCCAACACCCACCAATACACCCACGCCGACCCCGACGCCGACCAACACCCCAGGCGGCGCAACGTATGCGTTGCGTTTCTTCGGCACCGGCAGCGGCGACATTGACCGCGTCAAAATCCCCATGAGCAACACACTTGGCGTCTCGTTGCCGGTCAACATCGGCGCTGCCGACTTTACGCTGGAGTTCTGGTTGCGCTTCGCCCCCGGCGAGAACACCAGCGGGGCATGCAGCGAGGGTGAGGATGCCTGGATCAACGGCAACATCATCTTCGACCGCGACATCTTCGGCGCGCCCGACTACGGCGACTTTGGCGTCTCGCTCTACGGCGGGCGGATTGCCTTCGGCGTGCACAACGGCAGCGCCGGCTACAGCATTTGCAGCACGACCACCCTGGCGGCCAACCAGTGGCATCACATCGCCGTCACCCGCCGCACGACCGGCGAAATGCGCATCTTCATCAACGGCGCGCTGTCGCGCAGCTACAACGGGCCGGCGGGCAACATCTCCTATCGTGTGGGGCGCAGCGTGCCCTGGCCCAACGAGCCGTATCTGGTGATCGGCGCGGAGAAGCACGACTACGACCCGAACACCTATCCCTCGTTCAGCGGATGGGTGGATGAGGTGCGTCTGTCGAACGTGGTGCGTTACACGGGGGCGTTCACGCCGCCCAGCGCGCCCTTCGCGCCGGACGCGAATACCGTGGGCTTGTATCACTTCGACGAGGGCAGCGGGACGACGGTGCTGGATAGCTCCGGCGCCTCCGGCGGGCCGAGCCATGGCCAGCGCCGGGTGGGCGGGCCGAACAACGGCCCGGTTTACGATGCTGTTGTTAAACGTTTTTGAGCACAACGCAACCCGGGCTTCAGCCTGCGCCACTGCAACGTAGCACGGGCGCAACCCAGGCTTGAGCCTGTGAAGCCTGTGAAAAGCTGAAGCTGAAGCTCGTGTTACAGTCTGTGGCGTCGCCAACAAGCCAAGAGTGCGCTCATGAGCGAGACGTTTTACCGTCGCAACTTGCCACACTACCATCCGCCGGATGCCACATACTTTGTCACCTTTCGCCTGGCGGGCAGTCTGCCGCAGCAAGTTCTCGAAAGCCTGCGGCAAGCGTACGAACAAGAAGAGGCCTTGCTACGGCAGCGTCTTCAAGGTCAACTCCTGGGTGAGGAAATCTACAAACTCCAAAAGCGGATCTTTGCCCGCTACGATGCTGCTCTCGACCTGGCCGCCGGCGGACCTCATTGGCTTGCTGACCGATGCCTGGCCAACGTCGTTGCCCGTGAGATCCGCGCCTTGCATCCGACGCACTATGCCCTGTTGGCCTATTGCATCATGAGCAACCATGTCCACCTCCTACTCGACTTACACGGCATCCCTGATCCCCCGCGCCTGGCTTCGGGCCAACACCACACGCCTTTGAACCATGCCTTACGCTTGCTCAAGGGTCGCACGGCGCGATTTTGTAATCAGATGTTAGGCCGCAGCGGGCCATTCTGGACCCCGGAGAGTTACGATCACGTAGTCCGAGACAAAAAAGAATGCGAGCGCATCATTGCCTACATCATCAACAATCCCGTCAAAGCCGGCTTGGTAGAAAATGCAGCCGATTGGCCTTTCACCTATGTTGCAGAGACGTAATGCAGGCTTCAGCCTGCCAGATGGGCACACAGGCTAAAGCCGGCGTTACGACCTGCTTCAGCCTGCCACAGGCGCGCGGCCTAATGCGGAACTTCGGCCTGTTGCGAGTGATGGGCACACAGGCTAAAGCCGGCGTTACGACCTGCTTCAGCCTGCCACAGGCGCGCAGGCTGGAGCCTGTGTCACGGTCTGCCACGAATGGGCTAAAGCCCATGTTACGTGATAATGGGTGAGAACAGATGAAGAAAATCAGCGTGCTGGCGTTATTCTTCCTGGCCCTGTTGGGCTTCCGCATCGTGATGAGGGACGCCTCCGCCGTTGCTCCAGCTCAGGCAACGCCCACCCCGTCCCTACTTTACCTGCCTTTGACGCTAAGGAGCGGCGGCGCTATCACCGAATGGAGCCAGCACGCCCACGACGCCCAGCGCACCGGCTATGCGCCGCAAGCGCCGGCCTACCCTTGGAAGCTGCGCTGGATTTGGAATGGCGTGTCGCCCGGCGGCGGCGTGAGTAAAGTGACCACCGGCGGCACGCTGCCGCGCAGCGTCCAGCCGGTCACCGGCGGCGGGCGGGTGTATATCGCCGCCGGCAACGACGGCGTGTTTGCCCTCAGCGAAACTACCGGCCAGCAGCTCTGGCAGCGCAACGGCATCGGCGATGTGCGCTCCACCGTGGCCTATGACCCCGACACCCAATCCGTCTTTGTCGTCTCGGCCAACGGCCGGCTGTATAAACTGCGCGCCTCCGACGGCGCAGTGCTTGCCCAGTTCATCACCGATCAGGCCAGTGCATTGCCGTTGCCGCCGGCCCTGCTCGACGATCGTGTGGTGTTTGCGATGGGCCGGCGCGTCCACGCTGTGAACAAGCTCACCTTGCAGGGCATCTGGACCCACACCGTCGCCAGCACGCTCACGGTAGCCGTGCCACCGGCCTACTCGCCTTCGCGTGACCTGATCTTCGTCGCCACCGAGCCAGACCTGTTCGTGCGCGCCATCCGCAACAGCGATGGCGGGCAACAGTGGGCCAGCCGGCCCGTGCCCGCCGGCTGCGCCTTCGGCGACCCAACCCAGTTCCGTTACGGCTGGCCGGTGGTGGCCGAGAACGCCGGCTATGTGCTGGTCAAGGTGCGCCTGCCCTGGCAACGGTTGTGGATGGACTGGCCACAGACCAACGCCGCCATGCGCCAGTTGCTACAGGATAACCCTTGCCACCGCGCCCTGTTTGCGCTCGACCTAGACGATGGCAGCGTCCCGTTCATCGCCAACGTGGGGCATGGCGGCTACGGCGACAACGATTACCTGCCGATGGGGCCGCAGCCGGTGGTCAAGCGCCTGCCCAGCGGCAAAGACGTGGTGTACATCATCATCCGCGCCAAACATGCGTACGATGCGCGCTGGGACTCGCACTTTGGCGAGATGGTGCTGGACGGTAGCACGGTGAGCGGTTTGCAGGCCGGCGATGTGCGCTTCATCGCCTTCGATTGGCCGCCCGGTGATAGCAACCCTTACCTGCTCACCGACGAGCAGCCCAACGTCAGCGTGGCCGGCGACTACCTGTTCGGCGGCCACTGGGAGGCCGGCTTCGCGTTGCGTATCCTCGACCGCTCCGACGCGCGCGGCAGCTTCAGCAACAAGATCACCTCGCAGCGCCTCTCGACCGTGGCCACGTCTCAGGATACTGGCGGGTGCGTCTTCAACGCCGCCACACACTACTGCGCCGCCGGCCTGTACAACACGCGCCCCTACGACTTCGGTTTCTACATCTACTACGGCCAGGGTTCGGTGTACGACCAGTACTGGAGCGAGTACGCCACCTGGGTGGTGAGCAACGATGCCCTCTACTTCCGCAGCGCCGATGGCGCGATTGTGGCGCTCACCAGCGGCAACCCGCTCTCCGGCATGGCTGCGATGACCGACCTCAGCGCTGCCTCCACCCCGCGACCGGCGTCCGACCCAACACCGGCCGCGCAGATTGATCACGCGCAGGCGCGCGCCTGGGCCGGCCGGACGGTGACGGTGACCGGCGCGCTGCGCTACGTGTTCAACAACGGCAAGCAGGTGTTGCTCGGCTTCAGCAACCCGCATCAGGGCAGCTTCAAGGCGATCATCGCCCGCGAGCATTGGCGCAACTTCCCTGCTCCGCCAGAGCAAATGTATCGCGTCGGCCAGTGGGTGGCGGTCGTGGGGACGATCGGCTGGTATCAGGGCGACCCGGCAATTCGCGTCGCCAAGCCCCAACAGGTTCAACAGACCCGGTAGTATGCAACAGATATCCTGCCTGCGCTATTACAGCGCGCTCGTAGCTACGCTACTGATGTTTTTTGCTGGGACGCAATCGGTGCGTGGCCAAAGCAGCACCCTCTTTCTGCCGATTGTGCATGGGCCAAACTGCGGCGGGGCGCGCTTGCCGCGCATCAACGCCCCTGGCTTCGGCAACGCCACAATTCCTTTTGCGCAAACGGCGATTGCCTGGTTCGGCCAGCTCTCGCCCGATAGCAACTATGCCGACATCCGCGTCGGCTACAACAACGCACAGCTCTACGTGTACTTTGCCGTGTTCGACCGCCATCTGTGGCACGACACCAACCCGACGCCGGCCACGCTCACGCAATGGGACGCCGTGACGCTACTGATTGACACCGCCGGCGGCAGTGTGCTCTCTGCCTCCTCGTGGCGCTTTGTGGCGCAGCTCTCCGGCGATCCTGATCCGGCCTATCGTGCTGCCTACCGCGGCAACGGATCAGGCTGGCAGGCGGCGAGCGCGTCCTTTCAGGCTGTGCCCGGCTGGCGCGGCAATGCGCTCAATGACAACAGCGATACCGACCGCGGCTGGGCGATGGGATTCACCATCCCGTTCAGCAGCCTCGGCTTAAGCGGCTCGCCGGCGCTGGGAACGCAATGGCGCATCGCCGCCATCTTGCACGACCGCGACGCCCAAGCCGGCCCGCCGCTGGCCGATCAGCACTGGCCTGCGGCCATGGCGCCGGACAAGCCACAGTGTTGGGGTTGGTTACGCTTTGGGCTGCCCGCGTATGCCGCAATCGGCGCGCCGAGCGGCCACGCCCTCATCCGCCGCCCGACACAGACTAGCCCGTCGGTGCCCGATGCCGACGTGGGCGGTGCAAGCAGCAACCAATGCCCAGGCGATGATGCCTACATCTGGCCCCAATGGGCCAACGCCAATTACGGCAGCGCGCCCGACTTCAACATTCAGAACCAATCGGATGTGGCCGATTGGCCATGCTTCTCCAAGTACTTCATCACCTTTCCGTTGACGGCCATCCCGCCCGGCAAGACGATCCTCTCGGCTACGCTCACCTTGTACCAGTTCGGTAATTCAGGCGGAGCGTCAGCGCCGTCCTCGTGGATTCAAGTATTGCTGGTGAATGGCGCCTGGCAGGAGCACACCCTCACCTGGAACAACGCCCCACCCTTCGAGGAGAACGTCAGCGGTGCGTGGGTGCCGCCCATTATCAACTTCCCTGGCTGGCCGGGTGTGCCGCGGGTGTGGAATGTATCCTATGCCGTCGCCACGGCCTACGCGCGCGGCGAGCCGCTGCGCCTGGCGCTCTACAGCGCCGACTCCGATTACCACACCGGCAAATACTTCGTCTCGTCGGATACTGGGGATTGGAACACTGCCGGCCGGCCGCGCTTGGAGGTGTGGTGGCGCGACTGAACCACGCGATGGCGCGGAGTCGCGGGGGCGTCACAACCTGCGCTTGCCTTCCCGGCGGCGCGCCCTGTTGCCTGGCAAAGGCAACCGGCAGGTATAGAATTCCATCGGTGAAGCGCTTCCGTCTATTCATCACCTCGGCGCTCTGCCTGGCCATGCTCACGGCCTGGCGGTTGCCCGCGTTACCCGAACCGCCGCCCAGCGTCTCCGCCCGAGCCTGGGCAGCGACTGCGGTTCGAGGCGCCGTCGCCGATGTGATCGTCACACTACCCGGCTACCCCGACCTCTCACCTTCTCGCGCATTGCGCACAAAGCGCGAGAAGACCCGCTTCGTCGTCCAGGCGCTGCAAACGCATGCCGAGCGCGCTCAGGCGCGACTGCGCGCCGACCTCGCCGCGCGCGGCCTTGACTTCTTCCCCCTATGGATCACCAATCAAATCGTCGTCCGACGCGTAGACCGACCGACGCTGCGTTGGCTGGGCACGCGGAGCGACGTCATCCACGTTGACCTGGACGAGCGAACGCGCGGTCTCGACAATAATCAGACCCAGCACCGGCGCCCGAAATCCCACGCTACGCTGACCGTTCCCCATTCTCCGACTACAATCGAATGGGGCGTCCAGCGGGTAAACGCCCCACAAGTCTGGGCCAAGGGCTACACCGGCCAGGGCATTGTCGTCGCCAATCTAGACACAGGGGTGCGCTGGGATCACGATGCGCTCAAACCCCACTATCGCGGCTGGAACGGCGTCACCGTCACCCACGACTATCACTGGTTTGACGCTGCACCCGAAGACGGCAATCCACCCTCGCCTACGCCGGTGGACCTGAACGGCCATGGCACGCACACCACCGGCACCGCGGTTGGCGACGACGGGATGGGCAACCAGATCGGCGTTGCCCCCGGTGCCAAATGGATCGCCTGTCGCAACATGGCCGGCCCAAGCGGCATCGGCAGCGTGGCGCGCTACATCGCTTGCTTCCAGTTCGCGCTCGCGCCAACCGATGTGAACGGCAATTCCCCCGATCCCGATCGCAGCGCCGACATCACCAGCAACTCCTGGGCTTGCGATCCAGCCTACGGCGAGATCGGTTGCGACGTGCCCACTGCGCTTGTCACCGCGACCCAGGCGTTGCGCAATGCAGGCATCATGGTGATCGCATCGGCGGGCAACAGCGGCTCGAGCTGCGAAACGGTGAGACTTGCGCCGGCCACGCTGGATCAGGCGTTTACGATCGGCGCGACAAACGGCAGCGACGCCATCGCCGGCTTCAGCAGCCGCGGCCCCTCGCTGCTCACGGGGCGCATCAAACCGGATGTCGTCGCGCCTGGCGTCGGCGTACGTTCGGCGTGGTCGTCCTCGACGAACAGCTATGGCTTCTCCAGCGGCACCAGCATGGCAGCGCCACACGTCGCCGGCGTCGTGGCGCTGCTGTGGTCGGCCGTCCCCGACTTGCGCGGCGATGTGGAGACCACCGAAGCCATCCTGCGCCAAACGGCCCGACCGCTTACCAGCACTGAAACGTGCGGGGGCGTGCCGGGCTCAGCCTGGCCCAACAACACTTACGGCTACGGCCTGGTGGATGCACTCGCTGCCGTGAACGTTGCGTCAAGCGCGCCCATCGTGATGGCGCCTGCCTTTGTGCCGGTGAATCAGCCTTTCACAGTCATCATCAGCGCGACCAACGTCACGCCGCTCACCCGCACCAGCGTTGTCATCTCGAGCAGCCTGCCGACGACCTTGACGCTGATCTCGTCCGAGCCGCCGGGGATAGTGAGCGGCAACGTAATTTCCTGGACGTTCCCCAACCTCGCGCCGTCGGCCACGCTCACCGTCTCACTGACCGTCAGTGCGGCGCTGCCCGGCCCAGTCACGCACCAGGCCTATCTTTGGTTCAACGGGTTGCCATCGCCCATTCTCGGCAAAACCGCTACGACGATTCTCCTGAATCGCCGGTTGATCTTCCCCCTGATCAGGCGCTATTCGGATTAAGGCGGTTATGCGCGATCCATCGCGACGCGGAAGGGGTTGAAGTCGGTCTGCGCGTCGTAGGCATCCGCGCCCTCGGCGCGCTTGAGCCAGCCGACGAACACATAGGTCGCCGGCGTGAACAGCACCTCGACGCCGACCTTGAAGACGTAGTTCGACGCAATGACATCCCACAACACCCCTGCGCTCATCGTGCCGGCGAACGCAATCATCACAAAGAACAAGGTGTCCACGGCCTGGCCGACAATTGTTGAGCCGATGGTGCGCGTCCATAGCCAGCGCCCCTGCGTCATGACCTTCATGCGGGCCAACACGAAGGCGTTGGAGAATGCGCCGGCCCAGTAGGCGATGAGTGAAGCGAGCAC from Candidatus Roseilinea sp. includes these protein-coding regions:
- a CDS encoding pyrrolo-quinoline quinone, whose translation is MKKISVLALFFLALLGFRIVMRDASAVAPAQATPTPSLLYLPLTLRSGGAITEWSQHAHDAQRTGYAPQAPAYPWKLRWIWNGVSPGGGVSKVTTGGTLPRSVQPVTGGGRVYIAAGNDGVFALSETTGQQLWQRNGIGDVRSTVAYDPDTQSVFVVSANGRLYKLRASDGAVLAQFITDQASALPLPPALLDDRVVFAMGRRVHAVNKLTLQGIWTHTVASTLTVAVPPAYSPSRDLIFVATEPDLFVRAIRNSDGGQQWASRPVPAGCAFGDPTQFRYGWPVVAENAGYVLVKVRLPWQRLWMDWPQTNAAMRQLLQDNPCHRALFALDLDDGSVPFIANVGHGGYGDNDYLPMGPQPVVKRLPSGKDVVYIIIRAKHAYDARWDSHFGEMVLDGSTVSGLQAGDVRFIAFDWPPGDSNPYLLTDEQPNVSVAGDYLFGGHWEAGFALRILDRSDARGSFSNKITSQRLSTVATSQDTGGCVFNAATHYCAAGLYNTRPYDFGFYIYYGQGSVYDQYWSEYATWVVSNDALYFRSADGAIVALTSGNPLSGMAAMTDLSAASTPRPASDPTPAAQIDHAQARAWAGRTVTVTGALRYVFNNGKQVLLGFSNPHQGSFKAIIAREHWRNFPAPPEQMYRVGQWVAVVGTIGWYQGDPAIRVAKPQQVQQTR
- a CDS encoding transporter, whose product is MVRSYKYLDVVIGVFVAVLIISNLASSAKIVTLGPFTFDGGTLLFPLSYIFGDVLTEVYGYSASRRVIWIGFIAAALFSLTVWLVGLLPGEAEWSSRVGMGAYNAVLGSTPRIVLASLIAYWAGAFSNAFVLARMKVMTQGRWLWTRTIGSTIVGQAVDTLFFVMIAFAGTMSAGVLWDVIASNYVFKVGVEVLFTPATYVFVGWLKRAEGADAYDAQTDFNPFRVAMDRA